The following nucleotide sequence is from Synechococcus sp. CBW1004.
GTCGATCGAGGAGAAGGTCTTCCCCGGCTATGTGCTGGTGCGGATGGTCCTCGATGAGGACACGATGATGGCGGTGCGCAGCACTCCCAACGTCATCAATTTCGTGGGCGCCGAGGATCGGCGCGCCACCGGCAAGGCCCGCGGTCACATCAAGCCCAGGCCCCTCAGCCGCGGCGAGGTGGAGCGCATCTTCCGCCGTGCCACCGAGAAGAAGCCCGTGGTCAAGGTCGACCTGGTGGAGGGCGATCAGATCCTGGTCACCGCCGGTCCGTTCAAGGATTTCCAGGGCGAGGTGATCGAGGTCTCCGGCGAACGCAGCAAGCTCAAGGCCCTGCTGTCGATCTTCGGCCGGGAGACGCCGGTGGAGCTCGAGTTCTCCCAGATCAGCAAGCAGAGCTGATCGCGCGGCCCGGAGCCTCGCCCGTCG
It contains:
- the nusG gene encoding transcription termination/antitermination protein NusG — protein: MSSLSPAVSETPLDLTDLPLPGADVPPAPEVAAAPQEKPQVARWYAVQVASSCEKKVKATLEQRAVTLGVENRILEIEIPQTPGVKLKKDGSRQSIEEKVFPGYVLVRMVLDEDTMMAVRSTPNVINFVGAEDRRATGKARGHIKPRPLSRGEVERIFRRATEKKPVVKVDLVEGDQILVTAGPFKDFQGEVIEVSGERSKLKALLSIFGRETPVELEFSQISKQS